Proteins found in one Polyodon spathula isolate WHYD16114869_AA chromosome 10, ASM1765450v1, whole genome shotgun sequence genomic segment:
- the LOC121321871 gene encoding cyclin-dependent kinase 1-B, with protein sequence MDDYVKIEKIGEGTYGVVYKGRHKATGQVVAMKKIRLESEEEGVPSTAIREISLLKELQHPNIVCLQDVLMQESRLYLVFEFLSMDLKKYLDSIPSGQYMDRMLVKSYLYQIMQGIVFCHSRRVLHRDLKPQNLLIDNKGVIKLADFGLARAFGIPVRVYTHEVVTLWYRAPEVLLGSARYSTPVDVWSVGTIFAELATKKPLFHGDSEIDQLFRIFRSLGTPNNDVWPDVESLPDYKNTFPKWKSGSLSSLVKNLDEDGLDLLAKTLIYDPAKRISAKQSLNHPYFEDLDKTNLPANTIKV encoded by the exons ATGGACGATTATGTGAAGATAGAAAAAATTGGAGAGG GTACCTATGGAGTTGTATACAAAGGTCGACATAAGGCCACTGGCCAGGTGGTGGCCATGAAAAAAATTCGACTAGAAAGTGAGGAGGAAGGCGTTCCTAGCACAGCCATCAGAGAAATATCTCTGCTTAAAGAACTACAACATCCCAACATAGTTTG TCTTCAGGATGTGCTCATGCAGGAATCAAGACTCTACCTTGTCTTTGAATTTCTTTCTATGGACCTAAAGAAATATTTGGATTCTATACCTTCTGGCCAGTACATGGACCGGATGCTTGTAAAG AGCTACCTTTACCAGATTATGCAAGGAATAGTGTTTTGCCATTCTCGAAGGGTTCTTCACAGAGACTTGAAGCCACAGAACTTGTTGATAGACAATAAAGGAGTAATTAAGCTGGCAGATTTTGGACTGGCCAGAGCCTTTGGAATTCCAGTACGAGTTTATACTCATGAG GTGGTGACGCTGTGGTACAGAGCCCCTGAAGTATTGCTTGGTTCTGCTCGTTACTCTACACCAGTAGATGTATGGAGCGTTGGAACGATATTCGCAGAGCTAGCCACTAAGAAACCACTCTTCCATGGAGACTCGGAAATAGACCAGCTATTCAGAATATTCAG GTCTCTGGGAACGCCAAACAATGATGTTTGGCCGGACGTGGAGTCCTTGCCAGATTACAAAAACACTTTCCCCAAATGGAAATCGGGAAGTCTGTCATCCCTTGTGAAAAATCTAGATGAGGACGGCCTGGACTTGTTAGCG aaaacactCATTTACGACCCTGCAAAGAGAATATCAGCAAAGCAATCCCTTAACCACCCTTACTTTGAGGACCTGGATAAAACCAACCTGCCTGCAAACACAATCAAAGTCTAA